From Malaciobacter mytili LMG 24559:
GATGACTCATTACTTGGTGAAGAAGTTGTATTACTTGATATGGATGTTACTGATGAATCAAAAATCTTTGAAGATCAAAAAGCACCAACATCAACAATTAAACAATCAAGAAGTTCAAAGCCAGCTGCTTTTGGAAATAGACCTCAAGGTTTAACAAGAAAGAAAAGAAAGAAAAGAATTAAAAAAGAAGTTGAAATAGCAGAAATAACTGAAGTAATAATCCCTGAAGATATTAGAGTTTATGAGTTTGCTGAGGCTTGCGGAAAGTCACCAGCAGAGGTAATCACTGTATTATTTGGTTTAGGTATGATGGTTACTAAAAATGACTTCTTAAAGCAAGATGAATTAGAGATTCTTGGTGAAGAATTTGGAATTGAAGTAACAGTTAAAGATGCTTTAGAAGATGTTAATTATGTTGAAGATTATCATGAAGAAGAAATTGATGAATCAAATTTTGTAAATAGACCTCCTGTTGTTACAATTATGGGGCATGTTGATCATGGTAAAACTTCATTATTAGATAAAATTAGAAGTTCAAAAGTAGCTGCTGCTGAAGCTGGTGGAATTACACAACATATTGCAGCATATACTATTAAACAAAATGGTCAAAAAATTACTTTTGTTGATACTCCTGGACACGCAGCATTCTCTGCTATGAGAGCAAGAGGAGCAAGTGTTACAGATATTATTATAATTGTAGTTGCTGCTGATGATGGTGTAAAACAACAAACAGAAGAAGTTATTTCTCATGCAAAAGCTGCAAATTGTCCAATTATTGTTGCAGTTAATAAAATGGATAAAGAATCTGCTAACTTAGATATGGTTAAAGCACAAATGGCAGAAAGAGGAATGACACCAATTGATTGGGGTGGAGATGTTGAATTTATACCACTTTCAGCAAAAACTGGTGATGGAATTGATGATTTATTAGAAAATATTTTATTACAATCTGAAATTTTAGAACTTAAAGCTGATCCAAATGCAAAAGCTAAAGCAACAGTTGTTGAAGCTTCTTTGGAAAAAGGAAGAGGACCTGTTGCTACTGTTATTGTTCAAAATGGTACATTAAAAATCGGAGATAATATCGTTTGTGATACTACTTATGGTAGAGTTAAAGCAATTACAAATGATTTAGGACAACAAGTTAAAGAACTTGGACTTTCTGAAACAGGAAGAATTTTAGGACTTAATGAAGTTCCTGCTTCTGGTACAGTTATGGTTGCTCAAGAAACTGAAAAAGAAGCAAGAGATATTGCTACAACAAGAGCAGAACATGCAAGAGCTAAAGAGTTATCTAAATCAACTAAAGTATCACTTGAAGAGATGAGTGGTCTTATTGCAGAAGGGAAAATTAAACAACTTCCAGTAATTATTAAAACTGATGTTGTTGGTTCACTTGAAGCAATTAAAGGAAGTTTAGAAAAAATTGCAAATGAAGAAGTAAAAGTGAAAATTGTTCATGCAGCAGTTGGAGGAATTACTGAATCAGATTTAATTTTAGCAAGTGCTAGTGAAGGTTGTATAATCTTAGGATTTAATGTAAGACCTACAGGAAGTGTTAAAAATAAAGCAAAAGCTGATGGTATTACAATTAATACATATTCAATTATTTATGATTTAATTGATGATATTAAAGATGCTCTTTCTGGTATGATGAGTGCAATTATTAGAGAAGAAAACACTGGACAAGCAGAAGTTAGAGATACATTTGTAGTTCCAAGAGTTGGAACTGTTGCTGGATGTTTAGTAACTGATGGTAAAGTTATTAGAGGTGGTCATGCAAGAATTATTAGAGATGGTGTTGTAACATATACAGGTAAAATTTCATCATTAAAAAGATTTAAAGATGATGTTAAAGAAGTTTCTAATGGTTATGAATGTGGTATTATGTTTGATAAATTCAATGATATTAAAGTTGGAGATTTTATTGAAACATTTATTCAAATTGAAGAGAAAGTACATATAGACGATTAAGATGAAAAGTATTAATTTACAAAGAACAGAGTCTTTGCTTTTAGAATTAGTTCCAGAGGCTCTGTCAAATTTAAGTGACACAAGAATAAACTCTCTTGCAATTACTGCAATTGATTGTAAAAATGGTAAATATGATGCAACTGTTTATTATGATGGAAGTGATTATAGTAAACAAGAACAACAAGCAATAAATACACTTTTAGCAAAAGCAAATGGGCATATCAAATCTTATTGTTTAAATGCAACAGGTTGGTATAAATGTCCAAATTTTAAATTTAAAGCTGATGATTCTTTAGAACATAATATGAAAATTGAAGCTTTATTTGAACAAATTAAATCAAAGGATTGATTTTAATGAATTTAGAAGAATCAATAGAAATGACAGTAAAAAGCTGTGGTGCAGAACTTTATGATATTGTAGCTACTAAAGAAAATGATGTAAATGTTTATAGGATTTATATAACTTCTAAAGAGGGAGTATCTTTAGATAAATGTGCTGAAATTTCACGACTAATATCTCCTATTTTAGATGTTGAAGAACCAATGAGTGGAAATTATAACTTAGAAGTAAGCTCTCCTGGTATTGAAAGAAAATTAAAAAAGCCAAAACATTTCATCTCTTCAATTGGTGAAAAAGTTAAAGTTAAAAATTTTGCAACTGAAACTTTTAAAGGTGAATTACTAGATGCCAATGAAGAAAAAATTATAATAAAAACAACTGAAGGTGAAGTTACAATTTCTCAAGATGAAATTTTAGCTGCATCTACTTATTTTGAATGGTAATAGGATTAATTTCCTATTATCTTAACTACTAATTTATACTACTTTTTATATACTACAAACTAAAAAACTTTGGAATAAACTATGAAAATTGATAATGATTTTTTTATGAAATTAGCTATTGATGAGGCTTGGAAATATCAACTTTTAACATACCCAAATCCAGCTGTTGGATGTGTAGTTGTAAAAAATGATAGTGAGATACTAGCAATTGAAGCCCACAAGGAAGCTGGAGGAGCTCATGCGGAAGTAAATGCTTTAAAAGAAGCCTATCTTAAGTATCACCCAAATACTATTTTAAAAACAATAAAAGACTCTTTTAAAATCCATGAGTATTTAATTAAAAATCATAATGGTTTTTTTAATGATTGTACTATTTATGTAACTTTAGAGCCTTGTAATCATGTAGGTAAAACTCCCTCTTGTGCTAATTTAATAAAACAATTAAAACCAAAGAAAGTTATAATAGCTCATAAAGATTTAAATAACGTGGCAAAGGATGGCCAAAAAACCCTAGAAGAAGTAGGTATCAAGTGTGAACTAGGGTGTATGCAAAAAGAGGCGTATGACCTTTTATTTCCATTTATAAAGTGGAATAGTAATTCTTTTATATTTTATAAAATGGCACAAACTTTAAATGGTACTATTGATGGAGGAAAAATCTCTTCAAATCAAGCCTTAGCTTATGTGCATGCATTAAGAGATAAGATTGATTTACTTATGATAGGTGGAAATAGTGTAAGAATAGATAAACCTACTCTTGATGCAAGGTTTGTTGCAGGAAGAGCCCCTGAAGTATTAATATACTCTAAAAATAAAGTATTTGAACCTTCAATTGCTTTATTTAAAATACCAAATAGAAAAGTAACTATCAGTGATGATTTATTTAAACTTCTTGATTATAAGTTTGTAATGATAGAAGGAGGTTATACTCTTCTTGAAAAATTAAAAGAAAAAATAGACTATATTATGTTAATTATTA
This genomic window contains:
- the ribD gene encoding bifunctional diaminohydroxyphosphoribosylaminopyrimidine deaminase/5-amino-6-(5-phosphoribosylamino)uracil reductase RibD, which codes for MKIDNDFFMKLAIDEAWKYQLLTYPNPAVGCVVVKNDSEILAIEAHKEAGGAHAEVNALKEAYLKYHPNTILKTIKDSFKIHEYLIKNHNGFFNDCTIYVTLEPCNHVGKTPSCANLIKQLKPKKVIIAHKDLNNVAKDGQKTLEEVGIKCELGCMQKEAYDLLFPFIKWNSNSFIFYKMAQTLNGTIDGGKISSNQALAYVHALRDKIDLLMIGGNSVRIDKPTLDARFVAGRAPEVLIYSKNKVFEPSIALFKIPNRKVTISDDLFKLLDYKFVMIEGGYTLLEKLKEKIDYIMLIISPKIKVGLNAINESLDLEFEIIHENYVGPDKIVYLKRIK
- the rimP gene encoding ribosome maturation factor RimP, with product MNLEESIEMTVKSCGAELYDIVATKENDVNVYRIYITSKEGVSLDKCAEISRLISPILDVEEPMSGNYNLEVSSPGIERKLKKPKHFISSIGEKVKVKNFATETFKGELLDANEEKIIIKTTEGEVTISQDEILAASTYFEW
- the rbfA gene encoding 30S ribosome-binding factor RbfA; protein product: MKSINLQRTESLLLELVPEALSNLSDTRINSLAITAIDCKNGKYDATVYYDGSDYSKQEQQAINTLLAKANGHIKSYCLNATGWYKCPNFKFKADDSLEHNMKIEALFEQIKSKD
- the infB gene encoding translation initiation factor IF-2; this translates as MSDKVRVYEIADEAGASSNEVISKAKDLGYDLKSPQSAVSYEAAEEIANYIMTGSSPKLKVKTTTKAKKAAPKKEKKVEEEKIEENEVVTSVKSSAPKKETKKEEIAKTTPTEEEKQTVNTQPEDKSNRIIPKRRGLKIVKKKKPSFEDEDVIEELNISKDSEDAASKKKMKSLSEILGGSAEEEKTVTSEAQPSAANQASAKSKIKKEKKKVLPKAHTHGTKIEFDDVKDFSDSDDSLLGEEVVLLDMDVTDESKIFEDQKAPTSTIKQSRSSKPAAFGNRPQGLTRKKRKKRIKKEVEIAEITEVIIPEDIRVYEFAEACGKSPAEVITVLFGLGMMVTKNDFLKQDELEILGEEFGIEVTVKDALEDVNYVEDYHEEEIDESNFVNRPPVVTIMGHVDHGKTSLLDKIRSSKVAAAEAGGITQHIAAYTIKQNGQKITFVDTPGHAAFSAMRARGASVTDIIIIVVAADDGVKQQTEEVISHAKAANCPIIVAVNKMDKESANLDMVKAQMAERGMTPIDWGGDVEFIPLSAKTGDGIDDLLENILLQSEILELKADPNAKAKATVVEASLEKGRGPVATVIVQNGTLKIGDNIVCDTTYGRVKAITNDLGQQVKELGLSETGRILGLNEVPASGTVMVAQETEKEARDIATTRAEHARAKELSKSTKVSLEEMSGLIAEGKIKQLPVIIKTDVVGSLEAIKGSLEKIANEEVKVKIVHAAVGGITESDLILASASEGCIILGFNVRPTGSVKNKAKADGITINTYSIIYDLIDDIKDALSGMMSAIIREENTGQAEVRDTFVVPRVGTVAGCLVTDGKVIRGGHARIIRDGVVTYTGKISSLKRFKDDVKEVSNGYECGIMFDKFNDIKVGDFIETFIQIEEKVHIDD